A genomic stretch from Desulfotignum balticum DSM 7044 includes:
- a CDS encoding ATP-binding protein, which translates to MLLLSLKNRIYMVNAILVSITVIGGLLMIWYTYKTEKIFQTIIDKNIVVYQSAESLAAALVKHKGFVSYYLLDKNPAWIDRLHQIRDTFTNHMDSVKSLVEEDWEKEAIAQIESKYVDYITTKDRVIDLYISGEFQKGYAIHETTRENFAQILDLCEQFKTFHKNKISAAIETSREESNRLRYMALMAIIIVIILSLLINYIFARHILGPIRKIAEEAYNQGDFPRPANEVAALELSVHGLIKNTEQVHQDLKKSQETLLQSEKMALLGKLAAGTAHSIRNPLTSVKMRLFSLNRSCEFTDAQQEDFNVISGEIQQINKIVDNFLEFSRPPRLKTRDMSPSLIVDSALNLLEQRLQSYRVSIKLVRSVPLSSTRIDPEQLKEVIVNIIINACEAIKHDGRIIISEEERFVHPLEKVAIIRIMDDGPGIPDNIQSEIFNPFFTTKDHGTGLGLSISYNIIAGHGGWLDVSSKEGQGAAFVITLPIRDA; encoded by the coding sequence ATGCTTTTGTTGAGCCTTAAAAACAGAATTTACATGGTCAATGCCATTCTGGTGAGCATCACTGTCATCGGCGGGCTCTTGATGATCTGGTACACCTACAAGACGGAAAAAATTTTCCAGACCATTATCGACAAAAACATTGTGGTGTACCAGTCGGCGGAAAGCCTGGCTGCCGCTTTAGTCAAACACAAGGGATTTGTATCCTACTATCTGCTGGACAAGAACCCGGCCTGGATCGACCGGCTGCATCAGATCCGGGATACGTTCACAAATCATATGGACAGCGTCAAATCTCTGGTGGAAGAAGACTGGGAAAAAGAGGCCATCGCCCAGATCGAATCCAAATATGTCGATTACATCACCACCAAAGACAGGGTCATTGACCTTTACATATCCGGAGAATTTCAGAAAGGCTATGCCATTCATGAAACCACCCGGGAAAATTTTGCCCAGATCCTGGACCTGTGTGAACAGTTCAAGACCTTTCATAAGAACAAAATTTCCGCGGCCATTGAAACCAGCCGGGAAGAATCCAACCGGTTGCGGTATATGGCGCTCATGGCCATCATCATCGTCATTATTCTCTCACTTCTGATCAATTATATCTTTGCCCGACATATTCTGGGTCCCATCCGGAAAATTGCGGAAGAAGCCTATAATCAAGGGGATTTTCCAAGGCCGGCCAATGAGGTGGCAGCCCTGGAACTGAGCGTTCACGGGCTGATCAAAAACACGGAACAGGTGCACCAGGATCTGAAAAAAAGTCAGGAAACCCTGTTGCAGTCGGAAAAAATGGCACTTTTGGGAAAACTGGCCGCCGGCACGGCCCACAGCATCCGGAATCCCCTGACATCCGTCAAGATGCGGTTGTTTTCCCTGAACCGGTCCTGCGAATTCACCGATGCCCAGCAGGAGGATTTTAATGTGATTTCAGGCGAAATTCAGCAGATCAACAAAATCGTGGACAATTTTCTGGAATTCTCCAGACCCCCCCGTCTCAAAACCCGGGACATGAGCCCGTCACTGATTGTTGACAGTGCCCTGAACCTGCTGGAGCAGCGGCTCCAATCCTATCGGGTATCGATCAAACTGGTCCGCAGTGTTCCGCTTTCTTCGACCCGCATCGATCCGGAACAGCTCAAGGAAGTGATTGTCAACATTATCATCAATGCGTGCGAAGCCATCAAACATGACGGCCGGATCATCATCAGCGAAGAGGAACGGTTTGTCCATCCCCTGGAAAAGGTGGCCATCATCCGGATCATGGATGACGGCCCGGGCATTCCCGATAACATTCAATCTGAAATATTCAACCCGTTTTTCACCACCAAGGACCACGGCACGGGCTTGGGACTGAGCATTTCCTACAACATCATTGCCGGTCACGGCGGATGGCTGGATGTCTCCAGCAAGGAAGGCCAGGGGGCCGCGTTTGTCATCACTCTGCCGATCCGGGATGCTTGA